Genomic DNA from Streptacidiphilus rugosus AM-16:
CAGGCGAGCGCTCGGTGCTGTCTGAGCGTGCCCGGCGCGAGCTGGGATACACGACGGCGGAGGCGGCGGTGGCGCTGCCGGCGCTGGTGCTGGTCACCGCACTGCTGCTGTGGGCGGTTCTGGTCGGATCCGCGCAGGTGCGCTGCGTGGACGCCGCGAGGGAGGCCGCACGCGCGGCGGCCCGTGGGGACCCGCAGGCCGTCTCCTTGGGCCGGGCCGCAGCCCCGTCCGGCGCCTCGGTCTCGGTGAGCGTGGGAGGCGACCTGGTCCGGGCCGAGGTGTCCGCGGTCAGCGGCGGACCCGGCGGTCTGCTCTCCGTCCGGGTCGCCGCCACAGCGATCGCGGAGCGGGAGCCCGGCGAGCCGGGAGCCCGGCCGTGAGCCCCACCAAGGCCGGTCACAGGAGCAGGATCAGCGACGGAGCCGGGCGGTGGAACGACGTGGGATCGGCGACGGTCTGGCTGGTCGGTCTGCTGCTGCTGGTCTCCCTCGCGGCCACAGCCGCGCTGGGGGTCGCGGGCGCGGTGGCGGCCCGCCACCGGGCGGAGTCGGCCGCCGACCT
This window encodes:
- a CDS encoding TadE family type IV pilus minor pilin → MLSERARRELGYTTAEAAVALPALVLVTALLLWAVLVGSAQVRCVDAAREAARAAARGDPQAVSLGRAAAPSGASVSVSVGGDLVRAEVSAVSGGPGGLLSVRVAATAIAEREPGEPGARP